One Luteolibacter flavescens genomic region harbors:
- a CDS encoding phosphodiester glycosidase family protein, giving the protein MKRLLLLLSACMLPATAAPEKKIIDGVTYHLLSAKPSQIRMVWKDAKGGQIETFPQAVAHLASEKETPETIMNGGIYEPGGIPSGLLIQDGRELTPLNPRNGKGNFFLKPNGIFLIGDKGAAVIDTTEYPPAGVKVTQAVQSGPLLLRRGIIHPEFRAGSPNRLHRNGIGVAKDGTVVLAMTDIRSPKYPNLHEFAKLFADLGCEDALFLDGDISQMRSGEALGKPSGPFGSFIAVVKEVKPADEAP; this is encoded by the coding sequence ATGAAACGCCTGCTTCTCCTGCTTTCCGCCTGCATGCTTCCCGCCACTGCAGCACCGGAAAAAAAGATCATCGATGGCGTCACGTATCACCTGCTCTCCGCAAAGCCCTCCCAGATCCGCATGGTATGGAAGGATGCGAAGGGCGGCCAGATCGAGACTTTCCCCCAGGCTGTCGCCCACCTCGCGAGCGAGAAGGAGACGCCGGAGACGATCATGAACGGAGGCATCTACGAGCCCGGTGGCATTCCCAGCGGGCTCCTCATCCAGGACGGGCGCGAGCTGACCCCGCTCAATCCCCGGAACGGCAAGGGCAACTTCTTCCTCAAGCCGAACGGCATCTTCCTCATCGGGGACAAAGGCGCCGCAGTGATCGACACCACCGAATATCCTCCCGCGGGCGTGAAAGTGACGCAGGCCGTCCAGTCCGGCCCTCTGCTGCTGCGGCGCGGGATCATCCATCCGGAATTCCGCGCCGGATCACCGAACCGCCTCCATCGCAACGGCATCGGAGTCGCGAAAGACGGCACCGTGGTCCTCGCGATGACGGATATCCGCTCGCCGAAGTATCCGAATCTCCACGAGTTCGCGAAGCTCTTCGCCGACCTCGGCTGCGAGGATGCTCTCTTCCTCGATGGCGACATCAGCCAGATGCGATCCGGAGAGGCGCTTGGGAAACCAAGCGGCCCCTTCGGGTCATTCATCGCGGTGGTGAAGGAAGTGAAGCCTGCGGACGAGGCTCCCTGA
- a CDS encoding DUF2126 domain-containing protein encodes MAIRVGLHHVTEYRYDREVNLSPHVIRLRPCVHARTPVLAYSLNIEPANHFINWQQDPFGNWAARVVFPEKTRNFRIEVDLVADMTVINPFDFFLEKEAEEFPFKYSPGLKHELAPYLKIKDDGPLFTKWLETIPREKKRTVDFLVDVNFRVHQAVGYVIRLEPGVQTCEQTFERGKGSCRDSAYLLVQTLRHLGLAARFVSGYLVQLTADQESLDGPSGPTEDFTDLHAWAEVYIPGAGWIGLDPTSGLFAGEGHIPLSCTPEPASAAPVVGGVDECETEFLWVNEVKRVHEDPRVTKPYTETEWSAVEALGEQVDQLLEAGDVALTMGGEPTFVSIDDMEGAEWNFTADSPAKRKLALGLLKRLKDAFGTGGLLHYGEGKWYPGEPLPRWAYTVIWRKDGQPLWKDEALLADPNSDPGHGIEEARRFAEMVTDELGCQQAHVIAGFEDAFYYAWKESTLPTNVDPYSADLDDPLERRYLATLLDRGLSKPTGFVLPVEWDADTGEWKSSLWTFRRGRMSLIPGGSPMGFRLPLDSLAMASKEVRSKQAALEASPMEASNALPPHGEILPAGRTLQTSAGFRPAPPVAADGGALTSTTAICVEPRNEKLHVFFPPVTHLEHYLSLLEAVENAATRLKLPVIIEGYEMPWDRRVERIKVTPDPGVIEVNVHPVTNWRELVDNTTTLYEAARQTRLGTEKFMLDGRHTGTGGGNHVTLGGATPDRSPFLRKPGVLRSLITFWQHHPALSYLFSGLFLGPTSQAPRVDEGRDDRLFELDIAFEQLPEAGDPPWMVDRILRNMLTDLTGNTHRAEFCIDKLYAPGSASGRLGILELRAFEMPPHPRMSLVQMLLVRSLVAWFWNEPYHKKLVRWGTELHDRFMLPYFIREDMKDVARGLQSAGIPFQADWLEPFHEFRFPVYGRVVHHGVEIEIRAALEPWHVLGEESTSQGTARYVDSSVERIQVKVRGAVEGRHVLVCNGRRIPLMPTGRKGEYVAGVRYKAWDAWSSMHPTIGIHTPLTFDVVDTWNKRSLGGCVYHVLHPGGRNYDTFPVNAYEAESRRVSRFWQHGHTPGVIEPATSGIAGYHRVEERAGGPLVSYVESPPEDPGMEFPVTLDLRVTR; translated from the coding sequence ATGGCTATCCGAGTCGGACTTCACCACGTCACCGAGTACCGCTACGACCGCGAGGTCAATCTGTCGCCCCATGTCATCCGGCTCCGGCCGTGCGTGCATGCGCGCACTCCGGTGCTGGCCTACTCGCTGAATATCGAGCCGGCGAACCACTTCATCAATTGGCAGCAGGATCCCTTCGGAAACTGGGCCGCGCGGGTGGTGTTCCCGGAGAAGACCCGGAACTTTCGCATCGAAGTCGATCTCGTCGCGGACATGACGGTGATCAATCCCTTCGATTTCTTCCTGGAGAAGGAGGCGGAGGAGTTTCCCTTCAAGTATTCGCCGGGGCTGAAGCACGAGCTCGCTCCCTACCTGAAGATCAAAGATGACGGCCCGCTTTTCACGAAGTGGCTGGAAACGATCCCGCGCGAGAAGAAGCGAACGGTGGACTTCCTCGTGGACGTGAATTTCCGGGTCCATCAGGCGGTGGGATACGTCATCCGCCTGGAGCCGGGCGTGCAGACCTGTGAGCAGACCTTCGAGCGGGGCAAGGGCTCGTGCCGCGACTCCGCCTACCTACTGGTGCAGACGCTGCGGCACCTCGGCCTGGCGGCGAGATTCGTGTCCGGCTACCTCGTGCAGCTCACGGCTGACCAGGAGTCGCTGGATGGGCCGAGCGGTCCCACGGAGGATTTCACCGACCTGCACGCGTGGGCAGAGGTTTACATTCCCGGTGCCGGGTGGATCGGGCTCGATCCCACCTCTGGCCTCTTCGCCGGTGAGGGCCATATCCCGCTGTCCTGCACGCCCGAGCCTGCGAGCGCCGCTCCGGTGGTGGGTGGCGTGGACGAGTGCGAGACGGAGTTTCTCTGGGTGAACGAAGTGAAGCGCGTCCACGAAGATCCGCGCGTGACGAAGCCCTACACCGAGACCGAATGGTCCGCGGTGGAAGCGCTGGGCGAGCAGGTGGACCAGCTTTTAGAAGCGGGCGATGTCGCGCTGACCATGGGCGGCGAGCCGACCTTCGTGTCGATCGATGACATGGAGGGCGCGGAGTGGAATTTCACGGCCGACAGCCCGGCGAAACGGAAGCTGGCGCTCGGCCTCCTGAAGCGGCTGAAGGATGCCTTTGGAACTGGCGGGCTGCTTCACTACGGCGAGGGAAAATGGTATCCGGGCGAGCCGCTGCCGCGCTGGGCCTACACGGTCATCTGGCGGAAGGACGGCCAACCGCTGTGGAAGGATGAGGCATTGCTGGCGGACCCGAATTCCGATCCCGGCCACGGCATCGAGGAGGCGCGCCGCTTTGCCGAGATGGTGACGGATGAGCTGGGCTGCCAGCAGGCGCATGTCATCGCGGGCTTCGAGGACGCCTTTTACTACGCGTGGAAAGAGAGCACGCTGCCGACGAACGTGGACCCCTATTCGGCGGATCTGGATGACCCGCTGGAGCGGCGCTACCTGGCGACTCTGTTGGACCGCGGGCTTTCGAAGCCGACCGGATTCGTCCTGCCGGTGGAGTGGGATGCCGACACGGGCGAGTGGAAGAGCAGCCTGTGGACCTTCCGCCGCGGACGCATGTCGCTCATTCCCGGAGGCTCGCCGATGGGCTTCCGCCTGCCGCTGGATTCACTGGCGATGGCCAGCAAGGAAGTGCGCTCGAAGCAGGCCGCGCTGGAGGCGTCGCCCATGGAAGCGTCGAATGCACTCCCGCCGCACGGCGAGATCCTGCCTGCCGGTCGCACGCTGCAGACCAGCGCGGGATTCCGTCCCGCGCCACCGGTCGCCGCCGATGGTGGGGCGCTGACCTCCACGACCGCGATCTGCGTGGAGCCGCGGAATGAAAAGCTGCACGTTTTCTTCCCGCCGGTGACCCATCTGGAGCACTACCTTTCGCTGCTGGAGGCGGTGGAAAATGCCGCCACGCGGTTGAAGCTGCCCGTGATCATCGAGGGCTACGAGATGCCATGGGACCGCCGCGTGGAGCGGATCAAGGTGACGCCGGACCCGGGTGTGATCGAGGTGAATGTCCACCCCGTGACCAACTGGCGGGAGCTGGTGGACAATACGACGACGCTTTACGAAGCAGCACGGCAGACGCGTCTGGGCACGGAGAAATTCATGCTCGATGGTCGCCACACCGGCACCGGAGGCGGCAATCACGTCACGCTCGGCGGTGCGACTCCGGACCGCAGTCCTTTCCTCAGGAAGCCGGGCGTGCTGCGCAGCCTGATCACCTTCTGGCAGCACCATCCGGCGCTGTCCTATCTCTTCTCCGGCCTCTTCCTCGGCCCGACCAGCCAGGCACCGCGGGTGGACGAGGGACGGGACGACCGCTTGTTCGAACTGGACATCGCCTTCGAGCAATTGCCCGAAGCCGGTGACCCGCCCTGGATGGTGGACCGCATCCTGCGGAACATGCTGACGGACCTGACGGGCAACACGCACCGTGCCGAATTCTGCATCGACAAGCTCTACGCACCTGGCTCCGCGAGCGGTCGCCTGGGCATCCTGGAGCTGCGTGCCTTCGAAATGCCGCCGCATCCACGCATGAGCCTCGTGCAGATGCTGCTGGTGCGCTCGCTGGTGGCGTGGTTCTGGAACGAGCCGTATCACAAGAAGCTCGTGCGCTGGGGGACGGAGCTGCACGACCGCTTCATGCTGCCCTACTTCATCCGGGAGGACATGAAGGACGTGGCGCGTGGCCTGCAGAGCGCGGGCATTCCTTTCCAAGCGGACTGGCTGGAGCCATTCCATGAGTTCCGCTTTCCGGTCTATGGTCGCGTCGTCCACCACGGCGTGGAGATCGAGATCCGTGCGGCGCTGGAACCATGGCACGTGCTCGGCGAGGAAAGCACCTCTCAGGGCACGGCGCGCTACGTCGATTCGTCGGTGGAGCGCATCCAGGTGAAGGTCCGCGGCGCGGTCGAGGGCAGGCACGTGCTGGTCTGCAATGGCCGCCGCATCCCGCTGATGCCCACCGGCAGGAAGGGGGAATACGTCGCAGGCGTGCGCTACAAGGCGTGGGATGCGTGGTCTTCCATGCACCCGACCATCGGCATTCACACGCCGCTGACCTTTGACGTCGTGGACACCTGGAACAAGCGGTCGCTCGGCGGCTGCGTGTATCACGTGCTTCATCCGGGTGGCCGGAATTACGACACCTTCCCGGTGAATGCCTACGAGGCGGAATCCCGCCGCGTCAGCCGCTTCTGGCAGCATGGCCATACGCCCGGGGTGATCGAGCCCGCGACATCGGGCATTGCCGGATACCACCGCGTGGAAGAGCGCGCCGGCGGCCCGCTGGTCAGCTACGTGGAGTCCCCGCCGGAAGATCCCGGCATGGAATTCCCCGTCACGCTGGACCTGCGGGTGACAAGGTGA
- a CDS encoding dihydrofolate reductase family protein: MKTQYYTATSLDGFIATEDHSLEWLFPLGDLNDSSYPAFIADVGALAMGSGTYEWMLRNAEQVIAEVGSPWPYSQPAWVFSSRDLPVIEGADIRFVRGDVAKVHAEMTAAAGGKNLWIVGGGDLAGQFHDAGLLDEIIVQIGSVTLGKGKPLFPRRVLSPALRLTSARQMGSGMAELRYEVVKG; this comes from the coding sequence GTGAAGACGCAGTATTATACCGCGACGAGTCTCGATGGCTTCATCGCCACAGAGGATCATTCGCTCGAGTGGCTTTTCCCGCTCGGCGACCTCAATGACTCGAGCTATCCGGCCTTTATCGCGGACGTCGGCGCTCTGGCCATGGGCTCGGGCACCTACGAATGGATGCTGCGCAATGCAGAGCAGGTGATTGCAGAAGTCGGATCTCCGTGGCCCTACAGCCAGCCGGCATGGGTTTTCTCAAGCCGCGACCTCCCGGTGATCGAGGGCGCTGACATCCGTTTCGTCCGAGGCGATGTCGCGAAGGTTCACGCGGAAATGACCGCGGCGGCGGGTGGGAAGAACCTGTGGATCGTGGGTGGTGGCGACCTTGCCGGGCAATTTCATGATGCGGGTCTTTTGGACGAGATCATTGTACAGATCGGCTCGGTCACGCTGGGGAAGGGCAAGCCGCTGTTTCCCCGCCGGGTGCTGAGTCCGGCGCTGCGGCTCACGTCGGCAAGGCAGATGGGGAGTGGCATGGCAGAGTTGCGCTACGAGGTGGTGAAGGGCTGA
- a CDS encoding sensor histidine kinase has translation MRFGPTDANRERLESLKASGLLGDSHGIDFDKVTELAAKATGVPISLVSLVDRDRQVFAGASGLSGDLASSRQTPIHYSFCQHTVNLRQPLVISDARKNALVSKNPAIEEFGVRAYLGFPVLGAGQHLYGAVCAVDTEVRQWGDDEIEIVRGFTSIVSSMIEQHLAREYQKLLTDVLLHDLNGPLGRIRKAADVFAARAGELPKPLDTLALSLKGNADQASAMIAALLGRSTKPTKCDDLQGTVEAAVRLMRPRAEERGIQIRVDAPGDPIALDLPHRVLMQVLDNLISNSVRFSNVGEVRIRIKQVGEAAIIDVEDDGPGFQADDYPKIFQRYATLSAKPPGGETSAGLGLSIVKSLLENEGATIVLLSHPGESAAFRITVPLRRQA, from the coding sequence ATGCGTTTCGGACCCACTGATGCAAATCGCGAACGGCTTGAGAGCTTGAAGGCTTCCGGCCTGCTAGGCGATTCGCACGGCATTGATTTCGACAAGGTAACGGAGCTGGCGGCCAAGGCCACCGGTGTTCCAATCTCCCTCGTTTCCCTCGTGGACCGGGATCGCCAGGTGTTCGCCGGTGCGAGCGGGCTTTCCGGAGACCTCGCCTCGTCCAGGCAGACGCCGATCCATTATTCCTTTTGCCAGCACACGGTGAACCTGCGCCAGCCGCTGGTGATTTCCGACGCCCGCAAGAACGCTCTGGTTTCAAAGAATCCCGCGATCGAGGAGTTCGGCGTGAGAGCCTATCTCGGCTTCCCCGTGTTGGGAGCGGGCCAGCATCTCTACGGCGCGGTGTGCGCGGTGGATACTGAGGTCCGACAGTGGGGCGACGATGAAATCGAGATCGTGCGTGGCTTCACGTCGATCGTTTCCTCGATGATCGAGCAGCACCTGGCGCGTGAGTATCAAAAGCTTCTGACGGACGTGCTGCTGCACGATCTGAATGGTCCGCTGGGTCGCATCCGCAAGGCGGCTGACGTTTTCGCGGCGCGTGCTGGAGAACTTCCGAAGCCGCTCGATACCCTCGCGCTGTCCCTGAAGGGCAATGCCGACCAGGCCTCGGCAATGATCGCCGCGCTGCTGGGCCGCAGCACCAAGCCGACGAAATGCGATGACCTCCAGGGCACCGTGGAAGCTGCGGTTCGTCTGATGCGCCCGCGGGCCGAAGAACGCGGCATCCAGATCCGCGTCGATGCTCCGGGCGATCCGATTGCCCTCGATCTCCCGCACCGGGTGCTGATGCAGGTGCTCGACAATCTCATTTCGAATTCCGTCCGCTTCAGCAACGTCGGCGAGGTGCGCATCCGCATCAAGCAGGTGGGCGAAGCTGCGATCATCGACGTCGAGGACGACGGACCGGGCTTCCAGGCGGACGACTATCCGAAGATCTTCCAACGCTACGCCACCCTCAGCGCCAAGCCTCCGGGCGGAGAGACCTCGGCCGGCCTCGGGCTTTCCATCGTGAAGTCGCTGCTGGAGAACGAGGGGGCCACCATCGTGCTGCTCAGTCATCCGGGCGAGAGTGCGGCCTTCCGCATCACGGTCCCGCTGCGTCGGCAGGCCTGA
- a CDS encoding GIY-YIG nuclease family protein, whose translation MEKVANNRGNQRLLFRLEDPLTARFGSPFFAALPESPGVYFFTGDAERLLYIGQSANLRARLGSYRHVAPGRHPKRSLRLVAGIRRIEWELCDSPLHAIERERELLLERRPPFNRAGVWIGPPWWLSGEPGPGSLRLHLSRAPGEIGPLSTSFRYLLGPLARGVVRTMMPALPIHAYPHGLSRATVPLSLTLPLPDPALAWRLVSGFAGGDTGPLLGLLEALPVPASEALAEFWAEEAQSLTSYVYRQVPLPPASQAIPEVPPKIRLITADLF comes from the coding sequence ATGGAAAAGGTGGCAAACAATCGTGGAAACCAGCGGCTTCTCTTCCGTCTGGAGGATCCGCTGACCGCGCGTTTCGGCTCCCCGTTCTTCGCAGCGCTGCCGGAGAGTCCGGGCGTTTATTTCTTCACGGGCGATGCCGAGCGCCTGCTCTACATCGGCCAGTCGGCAAATCTCCGCGCGCGCCTCGGCAGCTACCGGCACGTCGCGCCGGGACGTCACCCGAAGCGCTCCCTGCGGCTCGTGGCAGGCATCCGGCGCATCGAGTGGGAGCTCTGTGACTCGCCACTGCACGCCATCGAGCGGGAGCGGGAGTTGCTGCTGGAGCGACGCCCACCCTTCAATCGCGCCGGGGTATGGATCGGTCCGCCATGGTGGCTGTCCGGCGAACCCGGCCCGGGATCGCTGCGGCTCCACCTTTCCCGGGCACCGGGGGAAATCGGGCCCTTGTCAACCTCCTTCCGCTACCTGCTCGGCCCCCTCGCCCGCGGCGTGGTCCGGACCATGATGCCCGCGCTGCCCATCCACGCCTACCCGCACGGCCTGTCACGGGCGACCGTGCCGCTTTCGCTTACCCTTCCCCTGCCCGACCCCGCGCTGGCCTGGCGGCTCGTTTCCGGATTCGCAGGTGGGGACACCGGCCCCTTGCTCGGGCTGCTGGAGGCGCTGCCGGTTCCGGCGTCGGAAGCGCTCGCGGAGTTCTGGGCCGAGGAAGCCCAGAGCCTGACGAGCTATGTTTACCGTCAGGTCCCCCTTCCTCCCGCCTCGCAGGCGATCCCGGAAGTCCCGCCAAAGATCCGCCTCATCACCGCGGATCTTTTCTAG
- a CDS encoding glucan biosynthesis protein: MIPARFLIAACCLSVMPAVQAAEFSFDSLRAKARDLAAKPYEAKGTGLAEYWANLTYDQHRDIRFKMESGLWWHQGPFSIDFFHPGWTAKKTVTVSEVTGSQASPLAFDTALFDYGKNVIPEGTARPPGYAGWRARTQLNSPDYMDEFLVFLGASYFRSIPKDAPYGLSARGLSINSGLPGVAEEFPDFTEFYLERPVKDAKTLVAHALLEGESVAGAYKFTVTPGVETVMDIEAEITLRRPVQQLGLAPFSSMFWFGENTHPRPYDFRPEVHDSDGFLMELGSGNLHYRPLEHTHNQFRHCVFTMDNPRSWSLVQRDRSFTSYQDVEAAYHDRPSVRVEPVSGFSNGKLHLIEMPTIDETNDNVILVWEPTPGPEVGKPYHFHYRLKWMRDPAPSGLFTVRDTRLGNPVQKPDEILVAIDFAKPLVPEKKVGDPKWDDITKLKPVVTVNQPGVKVIHVGLSDMSMANVDALPAGLGHSKEVHMPQVLRAFFVLDPGKDVNDLDMTCELQDEDGKVVSERWLYYWKKTH, from the coding sequence ATGATCCCTGCCCGCTTCCTGATCGCCGCTTGCTGTCTCTCCGTGATGCCTGCCGTGCAGGCCGCGGAGTTCTCCTTCGACTCGCTCCGGGCAAAGGCCCGCGATCTGGCCGCCAAGCCCTATGAGGCGAAGGGAACGGGCCTCGCGGAATATTGGGCGAATCTCACCTACGACCAGCACCGCGACATCCGCTTCAAGATGGAGTCCGGCCTCTGGTGGCATCAGGGCCCCTTTTCCATCGACTTCTTCCACCCCGGCTGGACGGCGAAGAAGACGGTGACCGTGTCCGAGGTCACGGGCAGCCAGGCCAGCCCGCTCGCGTTTGACACCGCGCTCTTCGACTACGGCAAGAACGTGATCCCGGAAGGCACCGCGCGCCCACCGGGCTACGCGGGCTGGCGGGCACGCACGCAATTGAACTCGCCGGACTACATGGACGAGTTCCTCGTCTTCCTCGGGGCCAGCTACTTCCGCTCCATCCCGAAGGACGCGCCCTACGGACTCTCCGCGCGCGGACTCTCCATCAACAGCGGCCTGCCGGGCGTGGCGGAGGAATTCCCGGACTTCACCGAATTCTACCTGGAGCGCCCCGTGAAGGACGCGAAGACCCTCGTCGCGCACGCGCTGCTGGAAGGCGAGAGCGTGGCCGGTGCCTACAAGTTCACCGTCACGCCGGGCGTCGAGACGGTCATGGACATCGAGGCGGAGATCACCCTGCGCCGCCCGGTCCAGCAGCTCGGGCTCGCGCCTTTCTCCAGCATGTTCTGGTTCGGCGAAAACACCCATCCCCGCCCCTACGACTTCCGCCCGGAGGTGCACGACAGCGATGGTTTCCTGATGGAACTCGGCAGCGGGAATCTCCACTACCGCCCGCTGGAGCACACGCACAACCAGTTCCGCCATTGTGTCTTCACCATGGACAACCCGCGCTCGTGGTCACTCGTCCAGCGGGACCGCTCCTTCACCTCGTATCAGGACGTGGAAGCGGCCTACCACGATCGTCCGAGCGTCCGCGTCGAGCCCGTGTCCGGCTTCTCGAATGGCAAGCTCCACCTGATCGAGATGCCGACCATCGACGAGACGAATGACAACGTCATCCTCGTCTGGGAGCCCACCCCGGGCCCGGAAGTCGGCAAGCCCTACCACTTCCACTACCGCCTGAAGTGGATGCGCGACCCCGCGCCTTCCGGTCTCTTCACCGTCCGCGACACCCGTCTTGGCAATCCCGTGCAAAAGCCGGACGAGATCCTGGTCGCGATCGATTTCGCCAAGCCGCTCGTTCCCGAGAAAAAGGTCGGGGACCCGAAGTGGGACGACATCACCAAGCTCAAGCCCGTGGTCACCGTGAACCAGCCGGGCGTGAAGGTGATCCACGTGGGCCTCAGCGACATGAGCATGGCGAATGTGGACGCCCTGCCCGCCGGCCTCGGCCATAGCAAGGAGGTCCACATGCCACAGGTGCTCCGCGCGTTCTTCGTGCTCGACCCCGGCAAGGACGTGAACGACCTCGACATGACCTGCGAACTGCAGGACGAGGACGGCAAGGTGGTCTCCGAGCGCTGGCTTTACTACTGGAAGAAGACCCACTGA
- a CDS encoding class I SAM-dependent methyltransferase, with translation MNQSPEQRFSNRVENYVRYRPSYPAELVHLLEREARLGPESMIADIGSGTGISAELFLKAGHQVTGVEPNQAMREAAESLLAAYPKFRSVDGTAQATTLADGSIDLVMAAQAFHWFDTPEARAEFRRILKPGGKIALIWNERHLDTTPFLRGYEALLRHFGTDYAAIRHENVGKESLQLLFPGGYTTHSFPNSQAFDLEGLKGRLLSSSYTPAPGHPDHERMLDELVRLFDECQEDGKVSIDYDARVHLGG, from the coding sequence ATGAACCAATCCCCCGAGCAGCGCTTTTCAAACCGCGTCGAGAACTACGTCCGCTACCGCCCCAGCTATCCGGCGGAGCTGGTGCACTTGTTGGAGCGCGAAGCGCGACTCGGGCCGGAGAGCATGATCGCCGACATCGGCTCGGGCACCGGCATTTCCGCGGAGCTTTTCCTGAAGGCGGGCCATCAGGTCACCGGAGTCGAGCCGAACCAGGCGATGCGGGAGGCGGCGGAAAGCTTGCTCGCCGCTTATCCGAAATTCCGCAGCGTGGACGGCACGGCACAGGCGACCACGCTGGCGGATGGCAGCATCGATCTGGTGATGGCCGCGCAGGCGTTCCACTGGTTCGACACGCCGGAAGCGCGGGCGGAGTTCCGCCGTATCCTCAAGCCCGGAGGAAAGATCGCGCTGATCTGGAATGAGCGGCACCTCGACACCACGCCTTTCCTCCGAGGCTATGAGGCACTGCTCCGCCACTTTGGCACGGACTACGCCGCGATCCGCCACGAGAATGTCGGCAAGGAATCGCTGCAACTTCTCTTCCCCGGTGGCTACACCACGCACTCATTTCCGAATTCTCAGGCATTCGACCTCGAAGGACTGAAGGGACGCCTCCTGTCCTCTTCCTACACGCCTGCCCCCGGCCATCCGGATCACGAGCGCATGCTCGACGAACTCGTGCGCCTCTTTGACGAATGCCAGGAGGACGGCAAGGTCTCGATCGACTACGATGCGCGGGTGCACCTCGGCGGCTGA
- a CDS encoding pseudouridine synthase, with translation MLPVSILYLDEALVAIDKPAGMIVHPGRDEEGPEWIAMKRVRDMLCQQVYPVHRLDRPTSGVLLFALTPESCVRIQQSFERRQVEKTYLAVAEGTSPLQWTCEKPLQRTPSEPAQPSKTDFERLAVIAEGFNASVPDLSLSLLKASPYTGRYHQIRRHLVEAGHPIIGDFRYAGAEHSMKLGDALGTGTRMLLQAKSLILPHPVTGESLEITAPADADFLRCFPALEEELRPVS, from the coding sequence GTGTTGCCGGTCTCCATTCTGTATCTGGACGAAGCCCTTGTCGCCATCGACAAGCCGGCAGGCATGATCGTCCATCCGGGACGCGATGAGGAAGGCCCGGAATGGATCGCGATGAAGCGCGTGCGGGACATGCTGTGCCAGCAGGTCTATCCCGTCCACCGGCTCGATCGGCCGACCTCCGGCGTCCTGCTCTTCGCGCTGACTCCCGAGTCCTGTGTGCGGATCCAGCAGTCTTTCGAAAGACGGCAGGTGGAGAAGACCTACCTCGCCGTGGCCGAGGGGACGAGCCCGCTGCAGTGGACCTGCGAGAAGCCTCTCCAGCGGACACCGTCTGAACCGGCGCAGCCATCGAAAACCGATTTCGAACGACTGGCCGTGATCGCGGAGGGATTCAATGCCAGCGTGCCGGATCTCTCGCTATCGCTCTTGAAGGCCTCGCCCTACACCGGGCGCTATCACCAGATCCGGCGGCACTTGGTCGAGGCAGGGCACCCGATCATCGGGGACTTCCGCTACGCCGGTGCGGAGCACAGCATGAAACTGGGTGATGCCCTCGGCACCGGGACCCGGATGCTGCTTCAGGCGAAGTCGCTCATCCTGCCGCATCCGGTCACGGGCGAGAGCCTGGAGATCACGGCACCTGCCGATGCGGATTTCCTCCGCTGCTTCCCCGCGCTGGAGGAGGAACTACGACCGGTATCGTAG